A single window of Nasonia vitripennis strain AsymCx chromosome 4, Nvit_psr_1.1, whole genome shotgun sequence DNA harbors:
- the LOC100119634 gene encoding centrosomal protein cep290: MESPVRRSKESKKGRYSSDLNNMEHVNVQLKGKLKMLTVEMKDAVERMNSMAAEMNAIKNENFSYKDRVAELEQENALLISQIEEMANERAERDAIIEEFGTAVEARIVEWKNILDEKDTTIAKLKENLMYAASDRLTNASPDERNHAEIERLIQDIDRRDEIIAELQSKLSEAVVEINESSLLIEKFKSDSKTKDASKRATKGERETNKKMQDASKRISSLESLLERAERDAKVKSEQLCEALAILNKYEDEKTSLTNALEEIKELKDQLEKKNRHIEDLIDVVNRLESENSRYEEAIIVLREKLGITEDEEFAMEDLIVRRQQAQEEKIEEIQRSCDQQASENVDLKFQIRKLKTALKESLKNKLRRTNGISSDGENIEDLSHRSESKKDHVELKKMRENVKWVIEENEALRQGMHEILDCIHHQDGKSIVTIQSQTLENLLEALDARHLAGWYHPAMRLQGRVNYLQGSNAELRAQLQQIRKNQMMILEADSQQRSSSVEEGECSQQQTSASSKTDLQPALSQSRNITPKSSENADSGRASGKPADMDEIQRVDDDDVDEPSGSCDTPLDDEGFGKKSEEVYAMAKEMVAQESDFKKALNEAETRQKILEAQVVGLRKNLASYVSPEAHAELRERYLEANMQLRAAFESKFGTNDEDSVEALRSKAVQELRDELVSLHKQLSELALSSARSNSTDGRAVGELEGRLAELKAENERLKKAAEIAHQEALIHRAIDSSVLTEFNDLRQRILKFELNEDTEVKETARLSFELANHKVIVTELREQKKLLERDLLKAREELADLSGGRESEGQVVELVRRPTDGRDYIEIIDFLQHQYAGSTSLSAWERYEASLNKLNNDRNEVKELISQINDQNENLKIQHETLTSRLQIVEQLKDMLEQQIGSNDVQDIMQRFTTESRQLLSESKYKALISQLEEEARKANSKLSDYEKKVASMERELRNAQKAWKVQKASSLRRPASFDKATEAAFKSEKEAKSAQTELKVHSVETQCSLCCKSAMRDSQVEKKDSDESEIDNKTRESDGEAPLKTTNINLLQEQLNQALALASERSVALSKCEAQLTEYLARNDSLSRLLEEKTSSAPVTTNHEEDEQLAEKSGHTSQEALQSSVKSLQKIISQKEETIARYQSLLKEDRDKHSEAAARLHEEIRSLRKSLADASNKDNAMASPNTEHEQPERDIPTGETTPASASRTEETSILREKISRLETELSISAELAERWHRLAEDRLRHMDSTRERLEEQHREEIDSYRMELNKRQRELVELRRQLSENRRAPTTKSEVLSFMKVLQIKDNRLADAIESELEEHAAAVTSQQLSTTYEVEDARLYEFEQMQSQLDNLRRQLQASMERERSYKNEIAELQQRMSRRYMAVKAQEKKASRREMQLDRKVKELEGELSEAKEMLDRQFMVQQAKRAKTAEDLALWEKLKKWQQTAERLKEKLKEKTDECQRLQSNYEKLRALISCMEREKWFLRGKCRSESVPVSAWMPPPPESHCTSSSNNDLLVEELQRECRELRERVNELVARLSRQEEEKRRAASVAFEDEVYTDEEIKRLREVQEILEKENIRLEAENFELRLELERANVNTPRYQEKIQHLEKYVEILKTEKSSELSYPCSAPPRRDGTQRTKAELERTVVTLKKLVEKLQQENKRLRTSVAQSDLGLPAQCNCIYLREDYEQAKQRIAVLETELDLAEKRIAMMEETAALKSDDDNSEEVALLKQQLHRKSELLMKVKDLLSKAASNEKELRHRIQQLEFKQTLSIIPECGSSLA, from the exons ATGGAAAGTCCAGTTAGACGAAGCAAAGAGTCCAAGAAAGGACGATATTCATCCGATTTAAAC AACATGGAGCACGTAAATGTGCAATTAAAGGGAAAACTGAAAATGCTAACAGTCGAAATGAAAGACGCCGTGGAGAGAATGAATTCCATGGCGGCAGAAATGAATGCGATTAAGAATGAAAATTTCTCATACAAAG ATCGAGTTGCAGAGCTCGAGCAAGAAAATGCTCTTCTCATTTCTCAAATCGAAGAAATGGCCAACGAACGAGCAGAAAGAGATGCAATAATCGAGGAGTTCGGTACAGCCGTTGAAGCCAGAATCGTCGAGTGGAAG AACATTTTGGATGAAAAAGACACGACCATTGCGAAACTGAAGGAGAACCTCATGTACGCGGCTAGCGACCGGCTCACGAATGCATCGCCAGACGAGAGAAATCACGCGGAGATAGAGCGATTGATCCAAGACATCGACCGTCGTGACGAGATAATAGCCGAGCTGCAGAGCAAACTCTCCGAGGCGGTAGTCGAAATAAACGAAAGCAGCCTGCTTATCGAGAAATTTAAATCCGATAGTAAAAC GAAGGATGCTTCCAAGCGAGCTaccaaaggcgagcgagagacgaACAAAAAAATGCAAGACGCAAGCAAGAGGATAAGTAGCCTGGAGAGCTTGCTCGAACGCGCCGAGAGAGACGCCAAAGTGAAAAGCGAACAG CTGTGCGAAGCTCTGGCGATCTTGAACAAATACGAGGACGAGAAGACGAGCCTAACGAATGCGCTCGAGGAGATCAAGGAGTTGAAGGATCAGCTCGAGAAGAAGAACAGACACATAGAAGATCTGATCGACGTTGTGAACAGACTCGAGAGCGAAAATTCCCGGTACGAAGAGGCTATAATAGTCTTGAGAGAGAAATTGGGCATCACCGAAGACGAGGAATTTGCGATGGAAGATCTGATTGTTCGGCGTCAACAGGCGCAGGAGGAGAAGATCGAAGAGATCCAGCGAAGCTGCGATCAGCAGGCCAGCGAGAACGTAGATCTGAAATTCCAG ATAAGGAAACTGAAGACAGCTCTGAAAGAGTCACTGAAAAACAAGCTCCGGAGAACCAACGGCATCTCGAGCGACGGTGAAAACATCGAGGATCTGAGCCATCGCTCGGAGTCGAAGAAAGACCACGTGGAGTTGAAGAAGATGAGGGAAAACGTCAAGTGGGTGATCGAGGAGAACGAGGCTCTGAGGCAGGGAATGCACGAGATCCTGGACTGCATACACCATCAGGATGGTAAGAGCATCGTCACCATACAGTCCCAGACGCTGGAGAATCTCTTGGAGGCTCTGGACGCGAGACACTTAGCTGGATGGTACCACCCAGCCATGAGACTGCAGGGCCGCGTGAACTATCTGCAGGGCAGCAACGCCGAGCTGAGAGCCCAGCTTCAGCAGATAAG GAAGAACCAGATGATGATACTGGAGGCAGACTCGCAGCAGCGTTCGAGCAGCGTCGAGGAGGGCGAGTGCTCGCAGCAGCAGACATCGGCCAGCTCGAAAACCGACCTCCAACCTGCCCTCAGTCAGTCCCGCAACATCACTCCGAAATCCTCGGAAAACGCCGACTCGGGCAGAGCCTCCGGTAAGCCAGCGGACATGGACGAGATCCAGcgagtcgacgacgacgacgtcgacgagcCTTCGGGATCCTGCGACACTCCTCTGGACGACGAGGGTTTCGGCAAAAAGTCCGAGGAGGTCTATGCCATGGCCAAGGAGATGGTCGCCCAGGAGAGCGATTTCAAGAAGGCCCTCAACGAGGCGGAGACTCGACAGAAAATTTTGGAAGCCCAGGTCGTCGGTTTGAGGAAGAACCTGGCGAGCTACGTGTCACCCGAGGCACACGCCGAGCTGAGGGAGAGGTACCTCGAAGCGAACATGCAGCTGAGAGCCGCCTTCGAGAGTAAGTTTGGCACGAACGACGAGGACTCCGTCGAAGCTTTGAGGAGCAAGGCTGTGCAGGAACTGAGGGACGAGTTGGTCTCCCTGCACAAGCAGCTGTCAGAGCTGGCATTGAGCTCCGCCAGGAGTAACAGCACGGACGGAAGAGCCGTGGGAGAACTGGAGGGTCGTCTCGCCGAGTTGAAAGCTGAGAACGAGAGGCTGAAGAAAGCAGCGGAGATCGCGCACCAGGAGGCGCTGATACACCGAGCCATCGACTCCAGCGTCCTTACCGAGTTCAACGATCTTCGCCAGAGGATACTCAAGTTCGAGCTCAACGAGGACACGGAGGTCAAGGAGACCGCGAGATTGTCCTTCGAACTCGCCAACCACAAAGTCATCGTCACGGAGCTGAGAGAGCAGAAAAAGCTCCTGGAACGAGATCTGCTGAAGGCCAGGGAAGAGCTCGCGGACTTGAGCGGCGGAAGGGAGAGCGAGGGCCAAGTCGTGGAGCTCGTTCGTAGACCAACGGACGGCAGAGATTACATAGAGATAATAGACTTCTTGCAACACCAGTACGCCGGCTCGACGTCGCTGAGCGCCTGGGAGAGATACGAGGCTAGTTTGAACAAGTTGAACAACGACAGGAACGAAGTTAAGGAACTCATCTCGCAGATTAACGATCAGAACGAGAACCTCAAGATTCAGCACGAAACACTCACCAGCAGACTGCAAATCGTCGAGCAGCTGAAGGACATGTTGGAGCAACAGATCGGGAGTAACGACGTTCAAGACATTATGCAGAGATTCACGACCGAGAGCAGACAGCTGCTATCC GAATCCAAGTACAAAGCGCTTATCAGTCAACTGGAGGAAGAGGCGAGAAAGGCTAACTCCAAATTATCGGATTACGAGAAAAAAGTCGCCTCGATGGAGAGAGAATTAAGAAACGCGCAGAAAGCTTGGAAAGTCCAGAAAGCTTCGAGCTTGAGGCGACCCGCGAGTTTCGACAAAGCGACAGAGGCAGCATTCAAATCCGAGAAGGAAGCAAAATCCGCGCAAACCGAGTTGAAAGTGCATTCGGTCGAGACGCAGTGCAGCCTCTGTTGCAAAAGCGCGATGAGAGATAGCCAGGTGGAAAAGAAAGATTCGGACGAGAGTGAAATCGACAATAAAACTCGAGAGAGCGACGGCGAGGCTCCCTTGAAAA CAACGAACATCAACCTATTACAAGAGCAGCTAAATCAAGCACTAGCCCTGGCATCGGAACGTTCGGTCGCCCTATCCAAGTGCGAAGCCCAACTAACTGAGTACCTCGCGCGAAACGACTCCCTCAGTCGACTCCTCGAGGAGAAAACGTCGTCCGCCCCTGTAACGACTAATCACGAGGAGGACGAGCAGTTGGCTGAGAAGTCCGGACATACAAGTCAGGAGGCCTTGCAGTCGAGCGTCAAGAGTCTCCAGAAGATCATCTCGCAGAAGGAGGAGACGATCGCGAGATACCAGAGTCTGTTGAAGGAGGACCGCGACAAGCACAGCGAAGCCGCTGCCAGATTACACGAGGAGATACGCAGCCTCAGAAAGAGCCTTGCCGATGCCTCGAATAAGGATAATGCGAT GGCGTCGCCGAATACCGAGCACGAGCAGCCGGAGAGGGATATACCCACAGGGGAGACGACGCCGGCCTCGGCGTCTCGTACGGAGGAGACGTCGATCCTTCGGGAGAAAATATCCCGCCTCGAGACCGAGCTGAGCATAAGCGCCGAGTTGGCCGAGAGGTGGCATCGATTGGCCGAGGATAGATTGCGGCACATGGATAGCACGAGGGAGAG ATTAGAGGAGCAACACCGGGAAGAAATCGACAGCTACCGCATGGAGCTGAATAAGCGCCAGCGCGAACTGGTGGAGTTACGTCGACAGCTATCCGAAAACCGACGAGCTCCCACGACGAAGAGCGAAGTCCTGTCGTTCATGAAAGTGCTTCAGATCAAGGATAATCGACTGGCCGACGCGATCGAA AGCGAGCTTGAGGAGCACGCGGCGGCCGTTACCTCCCAGCAGCTCTCCACGACTTACGAGGTCGAGGATGCGAGGCTCTACGAGTTCGAGCAAATGCAATCCCAGCTGGACAACCTGCGCAGGCAGCTGCAAGCTTCCATGGAGAGGGAGAGGTCCTACAAGAACGAGATCGCCGAGTTGCAGCAGCGGATGAGCAGGAG GTACATGGCGGTGAAGGCTCAGGAGAAGAAGGCCTCGAGGCGGGAGATGCAGCTCGATCGGAAGGTGAAGGAGCTCGAGGGGGAGCTGAGCGAGGCCAAGGAAATGCTGGACCGCCAGTTCATGGTGCAGCAGGCGAAGAGAGCGAAA ACGGCGGAGGATCTGGCTCTCTGGGAGAAACTGAAGAAGTGGCAGCAGACGGCCGAGCGGCTGAAGGAGAAATTAAAAGAGAAAACCGACGAGTGCCAGAGATTGCAGAGCAATTACGAAAAACTGCGGGCGCTCATATCGTGCATGGAGCGGGAAAAATGGTTCCTCCGAGGCAAGTGCCGCAGCGAGAGCGTACCCGTGTCCGCGTGGATGCCACCGCCACCCGAGAGCCACTGCACCAGTAGCAGCAACAACGACTTGCTGGTCGAGGAATTGCAGCGAGAATGTCGGGAACTGCGGGAACGCGTGAACGAACTGGTCGCTCGGCTGAGCCGAcaggaggaagaaaaaaggagagcAGCCTCCGTCGCTTTCGAG GACGAGGTGTACACCGACGAGGAGATCAAGAGGCTGAGGGAGGTGCAGGAGATACTGGAGAAGGAGAACATCAGGCTCGAGGCTGAGAACTTTGAGCTTCGCTTGGAGCTCGAGAGGGCCAACGTCAATACGCCGAGGTATCAGGAGAAGATACAGCACTTGGAGAA GTACGTGGAGATTTTGAAGACCGAAAAATCTTCGGAGCTATCCTACCCGTGCTCCGCTCCTCCAAGACGCGACGGGACTCAGAGAACCAAAGCCGAGCTCGAGCGAACGGTCGTGACCCTGAAAAAGCTAGTCGAGAAGTTACAGCAGGAGAATAAAAGACTGAGGACTTCGGTGGCTCAGAGCGATCTCGGCTTACCGGCGCAGTGCAACTGCATATATTTGAGGGAGGATTACGAGCAGGCCAAGCAGAGAATCGCTGTGCTGGAGACGGAGCTTGATCTTGCGGAGAAGAGAATCGCGATGATGGAGGAGACGGCTGCCCTCAAGTCGGACGACGATAACTCCGAGGAAGTGGCGCTGCTCAAGCAACAGCTGCACCGCAAGTCCGAGCTTTTGATGAAGGTTAAGGATCTGCTGTCCAAAGCTGCCAGTAATGAGAAGGAGCTTAGACATCGA ATACAACAGCTCGAATTCAAGCAAACGCTGTCGATAATACCAGAATGTGGATCATCATTAGCCTAG